The following proteins are co-located in the Candidatus Bathyarchaeia archaeon genome:
- a CDS encoding ferredoxin family protein: MPIDPEFMKKLEKTGEHSGHAVWGEVKPPDKLGIHGTTVAVDWDVCDGDEVCVGVCPVNVFEMVDTPGHPTSSKKSDPARESECIQCLACEVQCPTQAIKITPP, from the coding sequence ATGCCCATCGATCCTGAGTTTATGAAGAAGTTGGAGAAAACTGGAGAGCATAGTGGACACGCGGTGTGGGGTGAGGTGAAGCCCCCTGATAAGCTAGGAATTCATGGAACCACAGTAGCCGTCGACTGGGATGTATGCGACGGAGATGAAGTATGTGTAGGGGTCTGCCCTGTAAACGTTTTCGAAATGGTCGACACTCCAGGGCATCCCACATCAAGCAAGAAATCAGATCCCGCGAGGGAATCTGAGTGCATTCAATGCTTAGCTTGTGAAGTTCAATGTCCAACTCAGGCCATTAAAATCACGCCTCCCTAG
- a CDS encoding DNA-directed RNA polymerase subunit H: MEGAETKGFSVFNHELVPKHVILKQEEVEELLHKHRIKPHQLPYIKASDPAVREIGANPGQIVKIIRKSPTAGDHVYYRLVIEG; encoded by the coding sequence ATAGAAGGGGCGGAAACAAAAGGGTTTTCCGTGTTTAACCATGAATTGGTGCCGAAACACGTAATTTTAAAACAGGAAGAGGTGGAAGAGCTTCTTCATAAGCATCGCATAAAGCCTCATCAGCTTCCATACATTAAGGCTTCTGACCCAGCTGTCAGGGAGATTGGGGCGAATCCAGGTCAAATAGTGAAGATTATAAGGAAAAGCCCCACGGCTGGGGATCATGTATACTACCGTTTGGTAATAGAGGGATGA